The following coding sequences lie in one Capsicum annuum cultivar UCD-10X-F1 chromosome 5, UCD10Xv1.1, whole genome shotgun sequence genomic window:
- the LOC107871940 gene encoding uncharacterized protein LOC107871940 produces the protein MTVKSAGSYLYYVYDSGQRYIVDIERGTCNCGRYQIDEIPCPHGIAVLKSKNVDVKDYGRYCSELYRPQTIVKTYELPIVSMLDKKDWNVPGFVDDEEVLSPKYRRPPGRPKKERHLKSSESLSLNLNRCGKC, from the exons ATGACG GTTAAGTCAGCAGGAAGTtatctttattatgtttatgattCGGGACAGAGGTACATTGTAGATATTGAGCGTGGCACGTGCAATTGTGGCCggtatcaaattgatgaaataccttgtccacatggaATTGCcgtattaaaaagtaaaaatgtgGATGTAAAGGATTATGGCCGTTATTGCTCTGAATTGTACAGGCCACAAACCATAGTAAAGACATATGAACTCCCGATAGTTTCAATGCTAGACAAGAAGGATTGGAATGTTCCAGGttttgttgatgatgaagaagTTTTGTCACCTAAATATCGAAGACCTCCTGGTAGACCAAAAAAAGAAAGGCATTTGAAATCAAGTGAATCACTGTCTTTAAATTTGAACCGCTGCGGTAAATGCTAA